The Pseudomonas sp. HOU2 DNA window CGTTAAAACGTTCCAGTAATGTCGACCACCATTGGTCGAACAAAGAACCCGACTGGAACAAAGCAGCCAGTTTGAAGCGCTGATAAGTTGGCGCGCTTGGGCTGGCAGGTAGGTACTTAGGAGGACAGGCAACACATCGAGGGCAAAGGTTCTGGGCCCGGGGTGAAGATCCTGATCAATTTGCAGGTTGGTTCGGTCAGAGTAAGTGCTCTTCGCAACACCCTTTGCATTCATTCAAAGGCAGTGTCGGCGCAAGATTTACCTGGAAACCATCGAGGGGTCGTTCCCGCTTTTTTCGGTGAAGGGCTTCTGGAAAGAAGGTTGACCGTGGGGATGTGTTCGACCGGAATTGACTTTCAGCTTGGTACTAACGCCGCGGATAGTAACGGAACGTCCTGGGCATTGCAAACGCCGTCGTAAAAAAGATTCCGTGAGTCGCCAGGCATTGAGGTGGTGTCCCGCTTCTTCACGAGCAGGCTCGCTCCCACATGGGAAACACCATCCAGTGCGGGAGCGAGCCTGCTCGCGAAGGGATCACCCTGATCAACCGCCGATCGCCACAAAAGCGTGCAGCCATGCCCATCGCCAATCCGCTTATCCCCAGCTCGAGGCGCAAAACGAGCCAAAAAAGCGCATCGATATAACCGGGTAACAGGTACTTGTGCACATTAGTTGCGCAGGACGTAACCTCACTGTCATATCAATCCTGACCTCGATGGCTGCCTGCATCAAAAGTTTAAGTCAATGAAAAATATCGTCTTTTTTTGTTGGTGAAAAAATCGTCAGTTTGACTGCGAGCCCCATTCCACAAGGCTTTGCGGAGGTTCGGGAGCGGTTGTCCACTGAGTTATCCACAGCTTCTGTGGATTGTCCCTAGCGCTTGCTCTAGGACGGGCGTGCCGGGTTTTTTCGACTTTACCTGTACGAAAAAGAGAGTAGAGTGGCGCGCCTTCCGATCTGTCCCACAGTGTTTTATGAAGTTTCGCTCAGTATCAGACTCTGTTACCTCCGAACACCCTCGTGTTACCCCTCCCAAGCGATTTTCCGTGCGTGTAGCCGAATGGCTGCTCGACAGCCCGCGCTTGGGCGAAAGCCGTAATGCCAAACATCTGGCGGGGCGTCTGCTCAAGCAACCGGCGCGCGAAGGCGTGGTCGCCGCGCAAAGTCGTCTCGGCCAATTGATGTGCCGCGAGTGCGGCAATGCCCGGGATCGGCGCATCGGGCAGGATCTGCTGCGCCAGGCCGCCCGCGCGGGCGACCGGCGTGCACAACGGGAACTCGGTCTGCTCGAAGACTGAGCTGTCCAACGTCCCGCGCCTTGGTTAACCTTCAGGCTTTATCGGATCGGCAGGAGTGGCTATGGCTATGGACTTGACCAGCGTGTTGCTGGGTCTGGCGGGCGCGGGATTGCCGCTGCTGGCGCTGGCCTGGCAACTGCAGCGGCGGGCCAGCGACCGGCAAGCCGAGGTCGCCTTGCTCGAAGAGCGCCTGGCCATGGCACAACTGGCGCAGGACGGGCTCAACGCGCAGCTGGAGGCCAGCCGCGATGAAATCGTTGACCTCGGCCAGGCCAACGCCGCCAAGCAGGCTGAGCTTGCCGCCCTGCGCCGCGAAGTCGAGCTGCTGCAGATCGAGCGCGATGACGCCCGCGACGCCTCCCACGCGTGGAACATCGAGCGCGCCAACAAGGAAGCCGAATTGCGTCGCCTCGACGCGCAGGCTGCGTCACTCAATGCCGAACTGCGCGAGCAACAGGAAAGCCATCAACAACGTCTCAATGACCTGCAAGGTTCGCGCGATGAGCTGCGCGCGCAGTTCGCCGAGCTGGCGGGGAAGATCTTCGATGAGCGTGAACAGCGCTTTGCCGAAACCAGTCAACAGCGCCTCGGGCAGTTGCTCGATCCGCTGAAGGAACGCATCCAGTCCTTCG harbors:
- a CDS encoding sel1 repeat family protein, producing the protein MKFRSVSDSVTSEHPRVTPPKRFSVRVAEWLLDSPRLGESRNAKHLAGRLLKQPAREGVVAAQSRLGQLMCRECGNARDRRIGQDLLRQAARAGDRRAQRELGLLED